In the Candidatus Sulfotelmatobacter sp. genome, one interval contains:
- a CDS encoding GNAT family N-acetyltransferase, with amino-acid sequence MGRHDTTTTVLPASRISRADLAALWTDAFSDYYVPGAVTVESLEVFERSFDLDFAGSRIVVAEGRPVAFGMLGVRGRRGWVGGMGVIPSARRRGHGERVMRALIEESQKRQFETLGLEVLVENEKAIPLYEALEFRILRKLEVWDRAASIEAPATPAAPARELAIDEAAARIAQLRPERAPWQRELEGVRRGFPDVRAMASSDGRALIVFRVSPERIGIAELAVDRGSRDAEADAAANAALDQALATLFAAHPRRLARLLNLAEGDFVAAALERAGAAVSHRQWEMELAL; translated from the coding sequence ATGGGACGGCACGACACCACCACGACGGTCCTGCCCGCTTCGCGGATCTCGCGCGCCGATCTTGCAGCCCTTTGGACCGATGCGTTTTCCGACTACTACGTCCCGGGCGCGGTCACCGTCGAATCCCTCGAGGTGTTCGAGCGCAGCTTCGACCTCGACTTCGCGGGTTCGCGGATCGTGGTCGCCGAAGGCCGCCCGGTTGCCTTCGGCATGCTGGGCGTCCGGGGGCGCCGCGGCTGGGTGGGCGGCATGGGCGTAATCCCCTCGGCACGGCGGCGGGGTCACGGCGAGCGGGTGATGCGCGCGTTGATCGAGGAGTCACAGAAGCGGCAGTTCGAGACGCTGGGCCTCGAAGTGCTGGTCGAGAACGAGAAGGCGATCCCGCTCTATGAAGCGCTCGAGTTTCGCATCCTGAGAAAGCTCGAGGTGTGGGATCGCGCTGCCAGCATCGAGGCGCCGGCCACGCCGGCGGCGCCGGCCCGCGAGCTCGCGATCGACGAAGCCGCGGCGCGGATCGCGCAATTGCGTCCCGAGCGCGCGCCCTGGCAGCGCGAGCTGGAGGGCGTGCGGCGCGGCTTTCCCGACGTTCGCGCGATGGCGAGCTCCGACGGACGCGCCCTGATCGTGTTCCGCGTTTCGCCGGAGCGCATTGGCATCGCCGAGCTGGCGGTGGATCGCGGGAGCCGCGACGCGGAGGCAGACGCCGCGGCCAACGCCGCGCTCGACCAGGCGCTGGCGACGCTGTTCGCCGCCCATCCCAGGCGGCTCGCGCGGCTCCTCAACCTGGCCGAGGGCGACTTCGTGGCCGCGGCGCTCGAGCGCGCGGGTGCGGCGGTGAGCCACCGCCAGTGGGAGATGGAACTGGCGCTCTAG
- a CDS encoding tetratricopeptide repeat protein: protein MKSVRSLFLAVLGVAIASAAFASFGGGSKPSPPPPTSSGDNESSTSAQSSQRQEAEKWYGDAYNDVQKGKESEQKNKANDAEKHYKRALDRGQHAVELDSMYHEAWNLIGFTSRKLKNYDGSIAAYQRCLRIKPDFAPAREYLGEAYLEMGRIDDAKKQLAMLDPLEAPEEARTLNTAIQSYETAHPSATASASSSDSTKAR, encoded by the coding sequence ATGAAGAGCGTTCGTTCGCTGTTCCTGGCAGTCCTGGGAGTCGCCATCGCCTCCGCCGCGTTCGCGTCGTTCGGCGGCGGGAGCAAGCCGTCGCCGCCACCGCCCACCTCGAGCGGCGACAACGAGAGTTCGACCTCGGCGCAGAGCAGCCAGCGCCAGGAGGCCGAGAAGTGGTACGGCGACGCCTACAACGACGTTCAGAAGGGCAAGGAGTCCGAGCAGAAGAACAAGGCGAACGACGCCGAGAAGCATTACAAACGGGCGCTCGATCGCGGCCAGCACGCCGTCGAGCTGGACTCCATGTACCACGAGGCTTGGAACCTGATCGGTTTCACCTCGCGCAAACTCAAGAACTACGACGGCTCGATCGCCGCCTATCAGCGCTGCCTGCGCATCAAGCCCGACTTCGCGCCGGCGCGCGAGTATCTCGGCGAGGCCTATCTCGAGATGGGCCGGATCGACGACGCCAAGAAACAGCTCGCGATGCTCGATCCGCTCGAAGCGCCCGAGGAGGCGCGCACGCTCAACACGGCGATTCAGTCTTACGAAACCGCGCATCCCTCGGCGACCGCGTCGGCGTCGTCGAGCGATTCGACCAAGGCCAGGTAG
- a CDS encoding YceI family protein codes for MKSWLRMSALTLFAAAIAASAASAATETFRIDPNHTNVGFSIRHFFSKVNGRFKDFQGAIEFDARNPAASSVDVTIQASSITTENDRRDADLRSPNFFEVDKYPTLTFKSTKVVLDADKTALNPGDHLKVEGTLSMHGVEKPVTLDVTFLGMGAVGIAGNAMGTRAGFDATATINRQDYGINWNKTLDQGGTMLGDDVTITLNIEAGSMPGPKPMEVKPSDTSKPSESPKPTGKQPAPKGGGGK; via the coding sequence ATGAAGTCTTGGTTACGCATGTCCGCGCTGACCCTGTTCGCGGCGGCGATCGCCGCCTCGGCCGCCTCGGCCGCGACCGAAACGTTCCGCATCGATCCCAACCACACCAATGTCGGCTTCAGCATCCGGCACTTCTTCTCCAAGGTGAACGGGCGCTTCAAGGACTTCCAGGGTGCGATCGAGTTCGATGCCAGGAATCCCGCGGCATCGTCGGTCGACGTGACGATTCAGGCCTCCAGCATCACCACCGAAAACGATCGCCGTGACGCCGATCTGCGCAGCCCCAATTTCTTCGAGGTCGACAAGTACCCGACGCTGACCTTCAAGAGCACCAAGGTGGTTCTGGATGCCGACAAGACCGCGCTCAATCCCGGCGATCACTTGAAGGTCGAGGGCACACTCTCGATGCACGGCGTCGAGAAGCCGGTGACGCTCGACGTGACGTTCCTGGGCATGGGCGCGGTCGGCATCGCCGGCAATGCGATGGGCACGCGGGCCGGGTTCGACGCTACCGCGACCATCAATCGCCAGGACTACGGGATCAACTGGAACAAGACGCTGGATCAGGGCGGCACCATGCTCGGCGACGACGTGACGATCACGCTCAACATCGAAGCGGGCTCGATGCCGGGCCCGAAGCCGATGGAGGTGAAGCCCTCCGACACCTCGAAGCCGTCGGAGTCGCCGAAGCCCACCGGCAAGCAGCCGGCGCCGAAGGGCGGCGGCGGGAAGTAG
- a CDS encoding putative zinc-binding metallopeptidase: protein MPAFESTSADVRELLGKRISQLGLRIEGSPVERFVNQLYRELERKGLHKFRPVCYLTDEWGCPDGHPVIGIPFYLADPKLARLEREMNDLEDDREIMMYLRHEAGHAFNYAYHLYATPAWRRLFGPFNRRYRDHYRPVPFSRKHVRHIAGWYAQKHPDEDFAETFAVWLTPRSNWRARYKGWPALAKLRYVERVARIVGDRDPLVPRGDFDITVEDMRLTVEEFYRREARQNGRGVNVALESDLAAMFVPRGRRRKGIRPAWELVEENRLALTDKVTYWTGVQRPVVRALVERIARTCREKELYAEMGREPQLLVELTAFATTLAMNYLTRGKFVIS, encoded by the coding sequence GTGCCCGCCTTCGAATCCACCTCCGCCGACGTCCGCGAGCTGCTCGGCAAGCGCATCAGCCAGCTGGGGCTCAGGATCGAGGGCTCGCCGGTCGAGCGCTTCGTGAACCAGCTCTACCGCGAGCTGGAGCGCAAGGGCCTCCACAAGTTCCGCCCGGTCTGCTACCTGACCGACGAGTGGGGCTGCCCCGACGGGCACCCGGTGATCGGCATTCCGTTCTACCTCGCAGACCCCAAACTCGCGCGGCTCGAGCGCGAGATGAACGACCTCGAGGACGATCGCGAGATCATGATGTACCTGCGCCACGAGGCCGGTCACGCGTTCAACTACGCGTATCACCTGTACGCGACGCCGGCGTGGCGCCGGCTGTTCGGCCCGTTCAATCGGCGTTATCGCGACCACTATCGCCCGGTGCCGTTCAGCCGCAAGCACGTGCGGCACATCGCCGGCTGGTACGCGCAAAAGCATCCCGACGAAGACTTTGCCGAGACCTTCGCGGTGTGGCTGACGCCTCGCTCCAACTGGCGCGCGCGCTACAAAGGTTGGCCCGCACTCGCGAAGCTGCGCTATGTTGAGCGGGTCGCCAGAATCGTGGGCGATCGGGATCCACTGGTGCCGAGGGGCGATTTCGACATCACTGTCGAGGACATGCGGCTCACGGTCGAGGAGTTCTACCGGCGTGAGGCGCGGCAGAATGGCCGCGGAGTGAACGTCGCGCTCGAATCCGATCTCGCCGCCATGTTCGTGCCCCGCGGGCGGCGGCGAAAGGGCATTCGCCCGGCCTGGGAGCTGGTCGAGGAGAATCGGCTGGCGCTGACCGACAAGGTCACCTACTGGACCGGAGTGCAGCGCCCGGTGGTGCGGGCGCTGGTCGAGCGCATCGCGAGGACGTGTCGCGAGAAGGAGCTCTACGCAGAAATGGGTCGCGAGCCGCAGCTGCTGGTCGAGCTGACGGCGTTCGCCACCACGCTGGCGATGAATTACTTGACGCGCGGAAAGTTCGTGATCAGTTAG
- a CDS encoding ATP-grasp domain-containing protein, translated as MAKLRIGVLYDFWWDEDEERTPGARPKRKPPDEDVQEVYEALKKVGHNPVFLRLDGTAESLVELAQSESDLIFNLVESFGGDDSHDSRVAGYLELLNRKFTGSGAHGLYLAQDKALAKKIFAFHGIHTPYFATVYRGRTEHSHDIQFPVIVKPAREDGSIGIQFGAVCGSIKELMDRIDYIHAEFDSPALIEEYIEGRELYVAVLGNEKPEALPIVELDLSKLPKGTPKIAGSEVKWEEDTEAYKKTKAFLPEDLDEGLAARIQDVAVQAYQALQLRDYGRIDFRLASDETLHVLEVNPNPYLLPSAEFSMAAKKSGRSYADLIGEIADLAMARYSNGGAG; from the coding sequence ATGGCGAAATTGCGCATCGGTGTCCTGTACGACTTCTGGTGGGATGAGGACGAGGAGCGCACGCCCGGCGCGCGCCCCAAGCGCAAGCCGCCCGACGAAGACGTGCAGGAAGTCTACGAGGCGCTGAAGAAGGTCGGGCACAACCCGGTCTTTCTACGGCTCGACGGCACCGCCGAGAGCCTGGTCGAGCTGGCCCAGTCCGAATCCGACCTGATCTTCAACCTGGTTGAGTCGTTCGGCGGCGACGACAGCCACGACAGCCGTGTGGCCGGCTACCTCGAGCTGCTGAATCGCAAGTTCACCGGCAGCGGTGCCCACGGGCTGTACCTCGCGCAGGACAAGGCACTCGCCAAGAAGATCTTCGCCTTCCACGGTATTCACACGCCCTATTTCGCCACCGTCTATCGCGGGCGCACCGAGCACTCGCACGACATCCAGTTCCCGGTGATCGTGAAGCCGGCGCGCGAGGACGGCTCGATCGGCATTCAGTTCGGCGCGGTGTGCGGCTCGATCAAGGAGCTGATGGATCGCATCGACTACATCCACGCCGAGTTCGATTCGCCGGCGCTGATCGAGGAATACATCGAGGGGCGCGAGTTGTACGTCGCGGTGCTCGGCAACGAAAAACCCGAGGCCCTGCCGATCGTCGAGCTGGATCTGTCGAAGCTGCCCAAGGGCACGCCCAAGATCGCCGGCAGCGAGGTGAAGTGGGAAGAGGATACCGAGGCCTACAAGAAGACCAAGGCCTTCCTGCCCGAGGATCTCGACGAGGGGCTGGCGGCGCGCATCCAGGACGTGGCCGTGCAGGCCTATCAGGCCCTGCAGCTGCGCGACTACGGTCGCATCGACTTTCGCCTGGCGTCCGACGAAACCCTGCACGTGCTCGAGGTCAATCCGAACCCCTATCTGCTGCCGAGCGCGGAGTTCTCGATGGCGGCGAAGAAGTCGGGGCGAAGCTACGCCGATCTCATTGGCGAGATCGCCGACCTGGCGATGGCGCGGTACTCGAACGGGGGAGCCGGGTAG
- a CDS encoding protealysin inhibitor emfourin → MSRIRIERKGGFAGVPASGERDLQDLTAEQRAALDRLLKPSPEGAAASASQASPIHPFRYKVTLIDDQGERSFDVSEDAMPDELAGIAKVAIQ, encoded by the coding sequence ATGAGCAGGATCCGGATCGAGCGCAAGGGCGGATTCGCGGGCGTGCCCGCGAGCGGCGAGCGGGACTTGCAGGACCTGACCGCCGAGCAACGCGCTGCGCTCGATCGGCTGCTGAAGCCGTCGCCCGAAGGGGCGGCGGCTTCGGCGAGCCAGGCGAGCCCGATCCATCCGTTTCGCTACAAGGTCACGCTGATCGACGATCAGGGCGAGCGGAGCTTCGACGTTTCCGAGGACGCGATGCCGGATGAGCTGGCCGGGATCGCGAAGGTCGCGATCCAGTAG
- a CDS encoding M4 family metallopeptidase yields MSGREHRHTHGSCPHCFIVPLKVLRTWANDTTVDKKVRGHLRDTLVETTRLRVIREAGRVATLMHRGGIGSPDFELRPKLAPQDLLFDCKNRSSLPGMAIPDPGVSNDPAASTVFKTTGKVADFYETVFSRNSVDGDGMDLVSSVHYRQNFDNAFWNGQQMVYGDGDGTVFIEFYNSPDVIGHELTHGVTQYESGLQYEGESGALNESISDVFGATFNQWLNQWPVSRADGWLIGAGIMGPRAKQANKACLRDMVDPKASHCLSPQPDSYDHFDPTADVHDNSGIPNKAYALFARSVGGNAWDSPIKVWYKACTDRRLHSNATFVDFAQLTIEAADSTGGATLANKAHDAWDQVQLPLGAHVA; encoded by the coding sequence ATGTCTGGTCGCGAACACCGGCACACGCACGGCAGCTGTCCTCACTGCTTCATCGTTCCGCTGAAGGTGCTGCGCACCTGGGCCAACGACACCACGGTGGACAAGAAGGTCCGCGGTCACTTACGCGACACGCTGGTCGAAACCACGCGGCTGCGCGTGATTCGCGAGGCGGGACGCGTCGCGACGCTGATGCATCGGGGCGGCATCGGATCCCCGGACTTCGAGCTGCGTCCGAAGCTCGCACCGCAGGATCTGTTGTTCGATTGCAAGAATCGTTCGTCCCTGCCGGGCATGGCGATCCCCGATCCCGGCGTCTCGAACGATCCAGCGGCTTCGACCGTCTTCAAGACCACCGGCAAGGTCGCCGATTTCTACGAGACCGTCTTCAGCCGCAACTCGGTGGACGGCGACGGCATGGACCTGGTGTCGAGCGTTCACTATCGCCAGAACTTCGACAACGCGTTCTGGAACGGGCAGCAGATGGTGTACGGCGACGGCGACGGCACCGTCTTCATCGAGTTCTACAACTCGCCCGACGTGATCGGCCACGAGCTGACGCACGGCGTAACGCAGTACGAGAGCGGACTGCAGTACGAGGGCGAGTCGGGGGCGTTGAACGAGAGCATCAGCGACGTGTTCGGCGCCACGTTCAACCAGTGGCTCAACCAGTGGCCGGTGAGCAGGGCCGATGGCTGGCTGATCGGCGCCGGCATCATGGGCCCGCGGGCCAAGCAGGCGAACAAGGCCTGCCTGCGTGACATGGTCGATCCCAAGGCCTCGCACTGCCTGTCGCCGCAACCCGACTCGTACGACCATTTCGATCCGACGGCCGACGTGCACGACAACAGCGGCATTCCCAACAAGGCGTACGCGCTGTTCGCGCGGTCGGTGGGCGGAAACGCTTGGGATTCGCCGATCAAGGTGTGGTACAAGGCCTGCACGGACAGGCGGCTGCACAGCAATGCGACGTTCGTGGACTTCGCCCAGCTCACGATCGAGGCAGCCGACTCGACCGGCGGCGCCACGCTGGCCAACAAGGCCCACGATGCGTGGGATCAGGTGCAGCTTCCACTGGGGGCGCACGTCGCCTAG
- a CDS encoding choice-of-anchor D domain-containing protein, giving the protein MNLRQLALRISWAVLALCFARPAHAGFLNGVFSRDGVDVIAVGDSGMIYRSVDGGVRWAKSYQGSTPLRAVAGQGLTLLIVGDGGKILRSTDAGGTWTTFTASGSPNLLDVAMPNSSTAYAVGSGGTALKSVDGGASWSPLGSGTSNTINRARFVDATHGWIVGNGGFSARTPDGGVTWSPSGPSTPNSLYAVDQLGSRIWIAGANGTCWKSINDGASWTPINLKIDSRSDVRAVTIQSADSVFIAGGGGFLRRSTDDGATWTFLQHTLMGEISDMMWVGQRGFVSSIRSPAVMHSNDGGNSWLWAVTTNINQNWVQKLPLGTGQMRGSTFALNGIYRNEIYAAVGNHFYESRDDGETWTQFSTLPSTYDRVNAFLVSPKDSLQMVCTANSPMALLYSNDGGASWTTTLSHAFGEYGIPLEMNPDQPDTVLFGGDSDALIRSTNFGKTWSTFGSTVFRSPCDLIVVPESDSNVVLVADGITGVGNANLWRSTDGGAHFTQNYTTTGSEVPGMSMCRLRNTTAFATNWTSGGVERTQNRGLQWTQIATTASGWGTDVCKEDPNLVLYGVYSGGVSYLSFDGGNSFSGISLVGSNESFYARDRNCIFAATAGGGVFKLITTYSLSSNAIQTLTVNSANGGEVWAGGSVHNLTWTASNVVLAKIEYRRTPADSWQLVATVPGYYGSYAWTVPFDATTSASIRVSDAWDATPSDTSDAQFTIATPMISTSKPSFDFGSHPIGSITPDSMTVTNTGTGTLHITTISTAAPGNFPTSPFNMTVAPGLQYSVYVAFAPTAVHPYADTLTIASDAANTPNSRTPLAGVGLDTLSLAMVLPNGGEVFPYGTSQKLVWTSMLVPNVDLDYRVGPTAPWLPIASNVPAAGHSYVWTVPNAPTSTARVRITQSGGGPQDLSDADFSIVVPQFASSPMSEMDFDKTVVGLPVDDSLRITNAGTGPLSILMISSSQPRFVPHRTSLTIPPGGSDTVGVTFTPVAAGFDTATITFTTNDPGNPHALRAVGVAGTQSSVGGPTPTQFALMQNQPNPFRTTTVIRYGLPRDSDVSLELFNLQGERVATLVRGSQSAGNYAVEFDPWHAAHGTALSTGVYFYRFRAGEFSATKKMLLMR; this is encoded by the coding sequence ATGAATCTCCGCCAACTCGCGCTGCGCATCTCGTGGGCCGTGCTGGCCCTGTGCTTCGCCCGGCCCGCGCACGCCGGATTCCTGAACGGCGTGTTCTCTCGTGACGGCGTGGACGTCATCGCGGTCGGCGACAGCGGCATGATCTATCGCTCGGTGGACGGCGGCGTGCGCTGGGCCAAGAGCTATCAGGGAAGCACGCCGCTCCGTGCGGTGGCGGGTCAGGGGCTGACCCTGCTGATCGTCGGCGACGGCGGCAAGATCCTGCGCAGCACCGACGCGGGCGGCACCTGGACCACGTTCACCGCCAGCGGCAGTCCCAATCTGCTCGACGTGGCGATGCCGAACAGCTCGACGGCCTACGCGGTGGGCTCGGGCGGCACGGCGCTCAAATCGGTGGACGGCGGCGCATCGTGGTCGCCGCTCGGTTCCGGCACCTCCAACACCATCAATCGCGCGCGGTTCGTGGATGCGACCCACGGCTGGATCGTGGGCAACGGCGGCTTCTCGGCGCGCACTCCCGACGGCGGCGTCACCTGGTCTCCAAGCGGGCCTTCGACGCCCAATTCCCTCTACGCGGTGGATCAGCTCGGCTCGCGCATCTGGATCGCCGGCGCCAACGGCACATGCTGGAAGAGCATCAACGACGGCGCGAGCTGGACGCCGATCAATCTCAAGATCGATTCGCGCTCCGACGTGCGCGCGGTCACCATCCAGAGCGCCGATTCGGTGTTCATCGCCGGCGGCGGCGGCTTCCTCAGGCGCAGCACCGACGACGGCGCCACCTGGACGTTCCTCCAGCACACGCTGATGGGCGAGATCAGCGACATGATGTGGGTCGGCCAGCGCGGGTTCGTGAGCAGCATCCGCTCGCCGGCGGTGATGCACAGCAACGACGGCGGCAACAGCTGGCTGTGGGCGGTGACCACCAACATCAATCAGAACTGGGTGCAGAAGCTGCCGCTTGGCACCGGTCAGATGCGGGGCAGCACCTTCGCGCTCAACGGCATCTATCGGAACGAGATCTACGCCGCGGTCGGCAACCATTTCTACGAGAGCCGCGACGACGGCGAGACCTGGACGCAGTTCTCGACCCTGCCCAGCACCTACGACCGGGTGAATGCCTTCCTGGTCTCGCCCAAGGACTCGCTGCAGATGGTGTGCACCGCCAACTCGCCGATGGCCCTGCTCTATTCGAACGACGGCGGCGCCAGCTGGACCACCACGCTGTCTCACGCCTTCGGCGAGTACGGCATCCCGCTCGAGATGAACCCCGATCAGCCGGACACCGTCCTGTTCGGCGGCGACAGCGACGCCCTCATTCGCTCCACGAACTTCGGCAAGACCTGGTCCACTTTCGGGAGCACGGTGTTCCGCAGCCCGTGCGATCTCATCGTCGTGCCCGAGTCCGACAGCAACGTGGTGCTGGTCGCGGACGGCATCACCGGGGTCGGCAATGCGAATCTCTGGCGCTCGACCGACGGTGGGGCGCACTTCACCCAGAACTACACCACCACCGGGTCCGAAGTGCCGGGGATGTCCATGTGCCGCCTGCGCAATACCACCGCGTTCGCCACCAATTGGACCAGCGGCGGCGTCGAGCGCACGCAGAATCGGGGACTCCAGTGGACACAGATCGCCACCACCGCGTCGGGCTGGGGCACCGACGTCTGCAAGGAAGATCCCAATCTGGTGCTCTACGGCGTCTACAGCGGGGGCGTGAGCTACCTGTCGTTCGACGGCGGCAACAGTTTCAGCGGGATCTCGCTGGTGGGCTCGAACGAGAGCTTCTACGCGCGTGATCGCAACTGCATTTTCGCGGCGACCGCGGGCGGCGGCGTCTTCAAGCTGATCACCACCTATTCACTCAGCTCGAACGCCATCCAGACCCTGACCGTGAACTCGGCCAACGGCGGCGAGGTCTGGGCGGGCGGCTCGGTGCACAACCTCACCTGGACCGCGTCCAACGTGGTGCTGGCGAAGATCGAATATCGCCGTACGCCGGCGGATTCGTGGCAGCTGGTGGCGACCGTGCCGGGCTATTACGGCAGCTATGCGTGGACCGTGCCCTTCGACGCCACTACCAGCGCCAGCATTCGCGTCAGCGACGCCTGGGACGCGACCCCGAGCGACACCTCCGACGCCCAGTTCACGATCGCCACACCGATGATCTCCACCAGCAAGCCGAGCTTCGACTTCGGCAGCCACCCGATCGGCAGCATCACGCCCGATAGCATGACGGTCACCAACACCGGCACCGGGACGCTGCACATCACGACGATCTCCACCGCGGCGCCCGGCAACTTCCCGACGTCGCCGTTCAACATGACGGTCGCGCCGGGACTGCAGTACTCCGTATACGTGGCCTTCGCGCCGACCGCGGTGCATCCCTACGCCGACACGCTCACGATCGCGAGCGATGCTGCCAATACGCCCAACAGCCGCACGCCGCTGGCCGGCGTCGGCCTCGACACGTTGAGCCTGGCGATGGTGCTGCCGAACGGAGGGGAAGTGTTCCCGTACGGGACCAGCCAGAAACTGGTGTGGACGAGCATGCTGGTGCCGAACGTCGATCTCGACTACCGGGTCGGGCCGACCGCTCCGTGGCTGCCGATCGCCAGCAACGTTCCGGCGGCCGGGCACAGCTACGTCTGGACCGTGCCCAACGCGCCCACCAGCACGGCGCGGGTGCGCATCACGCAGAGCGGTGGCGGCCCCCAGGATCTGAGCGACGCCGATTTCAGCATCGTGGTGCCGCAGTTCGCCTCGTCGCCGATGAGCGAGATGGATTTCGACAAGACCGTGGTCGGCCTGCCGGTGGATGACTCGCTGCGCATCACCAACGCCGGCACCGGACCGCTCAGCATCCTGATGATCTCGAGCAGCCAGCCGCGCTTCGTGCCGCACCGCACCTCGCTGACGATTCCGCCGGGCGGCAGCGACACCGTGGGCGTGACCTTCACGCCGGTCGCGGCCGGGTTCGACACCGCCACCATCACGTTCACCACCAACGATCCCGGCAACCCGCATGCGCTCCGCGCGGTGGGAGTGGCCGGGACTCAGAGCAGCGTGGGCGGGCCGACTCCCACCCAATTCGCCCTGATGCAGAATCAGCCGAATCCTTTCCGCACCACGACCGTCATTAGGTACGGGCTGCCTCGGGATTCGGACGTGTCGCTCGAGCTGTTCAATCTGCAGGGCGAGCGCGTGGCCACGCTGGTGCGCGGATCGCAGTCGGCGGGCAACTACGCGGTCGAGTTCGATCCGTGGCATGCTGCCCACGGCACCGCGCTTTCCACGGGCGTCTACTTCTATCGATTCCGCGCCGGGGAGTTCTCGGCGACCAAGAAGATGCTGTTGATGCGCTGA
- the pruA gene encoding L-glutamate gamma-semialdehyde dehydrogenase: MNPTATSNIAPVSAAALPEYAPTTYLDFTRPEHKSAFEKTLAEVRASYGTEYPLVIGGERVKGAKTFDSTNPARPTEVLGKFQSAAVEQANQAVEKALAAFRSWSHVRPAERAAYLIEAARRMRERRNFFSAWMVLEIGKSWNEADADTAEAIDFMEFYAREMLRYDGPQPVTQLPGERDVMVYVPIGVGAVIPPWNFPLAITVGMTTAAIVAGNTVVLKPASETPGIAWQFFALMEEIGLPPGVINFVTGSGGVVGDALVRHPRTRFVSFTGSREVGVGINKLAADVQPGQIWLKRVVAEMGGKDAIIVDDEADLDSAALGVTQSAFGFQGQKCSACSRAIVLDSVHDAFVPKLLAQIEKLVKLGDPGTSPGVTLGPVSSERAMNGILGYIEAGKREGKLLTGGARAGTTGWFVQPTVFDDVQPGAKIAQEEIFGPVLAIIRARDYDHALQIANGTEYGLTGAVYTKNPAKLQKAREEFFVGNLYLNRKCTGAMVGCHPFGGFNMSGTDSKAGGRDYLLLFLQAKSIAEKIGSS; this comes from the coding sequence GTGAACCCGACTGCGACGTCGAACATCGCCCCGGTCAGCGCCGCGGCGCTGCCGGAGTACGCCCCGACTACCTACCTCGATTTCACCCGGCCCGAGCACAAGTCCGCATTCGAGAAGACGCTGGCCGAGGTGCGCGCGAGCTACGGCACCGAGTATCCGCTGGTGATCGGCGGCGAGCGCGTGAAGGGGGCGAAGACCTTCGACTCGACCAATCCGGCGAGGCCGACCGAAGTGCTGGGCAAGTTCCAGTCGGCGGCCGTCGAGCAGGCGAACCAGGCGGTCGAGAAGGCGCTGGCCGCGTTTCGCTCGTGGAGCCACGTCCGGCCGGCCGAGCGCGCGGCGTATCTGATCGAGGCCGCGCGCCGGATGCGCGAGCGTCGCAATTTCTTTTCGGCGTGGATGGTGCTCGAGATCGGCAAGAGCTGGAACGAGGCCGACGCCGACACCGCCGAAGCCATCGACTTCATGGAGTTCTACGCGCGCGAGATGCTGCGCTACGACGGCCCGCAGCCGGTCACGCAATTGCCCGGCGAGAGGGACGTCATGGTGTACGTGCCGATCGGGGTCGGGGCCGTCATCCCGCCCTGGAACTTCCCGCTCGCCATCACCGTCGGCATGACCACCGCCGCGATCGTGGCCGGCAACACCGTGGTCTTGAAGCCGGCCAGCGAGACGCCCGGGATCGCCTGGCAGTTTTTCGCATTGATGGAAGAGATCGGTCTGCCGCCAGGGGTGATCAACTTCGTCACCGGCAGCGGCGGCGTGGTGGGTGACGCGCTGGTGCGGCACCCAAGAACACGGTTCGTCTCGTTCACCGGCTCGCGCGAGGTGGGGGTGGGCATCAACAAGCTCGCCGCCGACGTCCAGCCCGGGCAGATCTGGCTCAAGCGCGTGGTGGCCGAGATGGGCGGCAAGGATGCGATCATCGTCGACGACGAGGCCGATCTCGACTCCGCGGCGCTCGGCGTGACGCAGAGCGCCTTCGGTTTCCAGGGGCAGAAGTGCTCGGCCTGCTCGCGCGCGATCGTGCTCGATTCGGTGCACGACGCGTTCGTGCCGAAGCTGCTCGCGCAAATCGAGAAGCTGGTGAAGCTCGGCGATCCCGGCACTTCGCCGGGCGTGACGCTCGGCCCCGTGTCGAGCGAGCGCGCCATGAACGGCATCCTCGGCTACATCGAGGCCGGAAAGCGCGAAGGCAAGCTGTTGACCGGCGGCGCGCGCGCCGGAACGACCGGCTGGTTCGTCCAGCCCACCGTGTTCGACGACGTGCAGCCCGGCGCGAAGATCGCGCAGGAAGAGATCTTCGGTCCGGTGCTCGCCATCATTCGCGCCCGCGACTACGACCACGCGCTGCAGATTGCGAACGGCACCGAGTACGGGCTGACCGGCGCGGTGTACACGAAGAATCCCGCCAAGCTGCAGAAGGCGCGCGAGGAGTTCTTCGTCGGCAATCTCTATCTCAACCGCAAGTGCACCGGCGCGATGGTCGGCTGCCATCCGTTCGGCGGTTTCAACATGAGCGGCACCGACTCCAAAGCCGGCGGCCGCGACTACCTGCTGCTCTTCCTGCAGGCCAAGAGCATCGCGGAGAAGATCGGCTCGAGCTGA